A stretch of the Kroppenstedtia eburnea genome encodes the following:
- a CDS encoding type III polyketide synthase: MPRIVSVGTAVPEHILPQEEAREFVRRLFEDSFDDIDRYLPIFENTRIHTRHLSRPRVWFEQDRGFAERNRIYIETACHLGEEAVSRCLDQAGISPAEVDHLFFVSTSGLATPSIDARMVKGLGLNRHVKRTPIWGLGCAGGASGLARACEYARAYPDSRVVLLAVELCSLTFRLNDRSKSNLVATSLFADGAAAVLVAGDAARIPGEWGERPAVLDTMTTTWPDSLDVMGWDVADDGLKVVFSRDIPGMVRKEVLPAVREFLERTGVAPGQVHRYIAHPGGAKVLKAYQEALELPGEALVHSREVLREYGNMSSATVLFVLERELRESHQPGEYGLLTALGPGFSSELMLLRW; encoded by the coding sequence ATGCCTCGGATCGTGTCAGTCGGCACCGCCGTCCCGGAGCATATCCTTCCCCAGGAAGAAGCGAGGGAGTTTGTGCGCCGGCTTTTTGAGGATTCCTTCGACGACATCGACCGATACCTGCCGATCTTTGAGAATACCCGGATTCACACCCGACACCTGAGCCGCCCGCGAGTCTGGTTTGAACAGGATCGGGGATTTGCCGAACGAAACCGGATCTACATTGAGACGGCCTGTCACCTGGGGGAGGAAGCGGTGAGCCGTTGCCTGGATCAGGCAGGGATTTCACCCGCTGAGGTGGATCATCTGTTTTTTGTTTCCACCTCCGGCCTGGCCACTCCCAGTATCGATGCCCGTATGGTGAAGGGGTTGGGATTGAACCGGCATGTAAAACGAACCCCGATTTGGGGATTGGGGTGTGCCGGGGGGGCATCGGGGCTGGCCCGGGCCTGTGAATATGCCCGGGCTTATCCCGACAGCCGGGTGGTCTTGTTGGCGGTGGAACTGTGCAGCCTCACCTTCAGGCTGAATGACCGCTCCAAAAGCAATCTGGTGGCCACCTCCCTGTTCGCCGACGGAGCGGCCGCTGTGCTGGTGGCGGGAGATGCCGCCCGGATTCCCGGTGAGTGGGGGGAGCGGCCGGCGGTGTTGGATACGATGACCACGACCTGGCCGGATTCTTTGGATGTGATGGGTTGGGATGTGGCCGATGACGGGTTGAAGGTGGTTTTTTCCCGGGATATTCCCGGGATGGTCCGGAAAGAAGTATTGCCGGCGGTAAGGGAGTTCCTGGAGCGGACGGGGGTGGCTCCGGGTCAGGTCCATCGCTATATCGCCCACCCCGGCGGAGCCAAGGTGTTGAAGGCGTACCAGGAGGCTCTGGAATTGCCCGGTGAGGCGTTGGTTCATTCCCGTGAGGTGTTGAGGGAATATGGCAATATGTCGTCGGCGACGGTTCTGTTTGTCTTGGAACGGGAACTCCGGGAATCTCACCAACCCGGGGAGTACGGACTGTTGACGGCGTTGGGTCCCGGTTTCAGCTCCGAATTGATGTTGCTCCGATGGTGA
- the coaA gene encoding type I pantothenate kinase translates to MKSPEGLSPYLTLNREQWKKLRASVSMPLTETELEDLRGINENLSLEEASEVYLPLSRLLNLLATSNRKMSEATRLFLGDLNPKIPFIVGISGSVAVGKSTTARVLQALLRRWPGNPRVELVTTDGFLYPNRVLEERGLMKRKGFPESYDLEGLIRFLADLKSGKEEVSVPLYSHLTYDILPEKKKWVRRPDIVVVEGLNILQNPCVGPVAPSVFVSDFIDFSIYVDADEEDIARWYVERFQVLRRTAFRDPNSYFRRYADLTEEEAVVTARRIWEEINRVNLLQNILPTRGRARLILTKGPDHVVRQVRLRKM, encoded by the coding sequence ATGAAATCGCCGGAGGGTTTATCACCCTATCTCACATTGAACAGGGAACAGTGGAAAAAATTGCGTGCTTCTGTCTCCATGCCCCTGACTGAGACGGAACTGGAGGATCTCAGGGGGATCAATGAAAATCTCTCCCTGGAAGAAGCATCGGAAGTATACCTCCCTCTGTCCCGTCTCCTCAACCTGTTAGCCACCAGCAATCGCAAGATGTCTGAGGCTACGAGATTGTTTTTGGGAGACCTGAACCCCAAAATCCCCTTTATTGTCGGGATCTCCGGCAGTGTCGCCGTGGGTAAGAGCACCACTGCCCGGGTGTTGCAGGCACTGTTGCGTCGCTGGCCGGGCAACCCCCGGGTGGAGTTGGTGACGACGGACGGATTTCTCTACCCCAATCGGGTTTTGGAAGAAAGAGGATTGATGAAGCGGAAGGGCTTTCCCGAAAGCTATGACCTGGAGGGGCTGATCCGGTTTCTGGCCGATTTGAAATCAGGCAAAGAAGAGGTGAGCGTACCCCTTTACTCCCATCTCACCTACGATATTCTGCCGGAGAAAAAAAAGTGGGTCCGCCGTCCCGACATCGTGGTGGTGGAGGGACTGAACATTCTTCAGAATCCCTGTGTGGGGCCTGTGGCTCCTTCTGTTTTTGTATCCGATTTCATCGATTTTTCCATTTATGTGGATGCGGATGAGGAGGATATCGCCCGCTGGTATGTGGAACGTTTTCAGGTGCTCCGCCGAACCGCATTCCGCGATCCCAACTCCTATTTCCGCCGCTATGCCGACTTGACCGAAGAAGAGGCCGTCGTCACTGCCCGGAGGATCTGGGAGGAGATCAACCGGGTCAACCTGTTGCAAAACATCCTCCCCACCCGGGGGCGTGCCCGTCTGATCCTCACCAAAGGGCCGGATCATGTGGTTCGGCAAGTTCGGCTGCGGAAGATGTGA